In one Zalophus californianus isolate mZalCal1 chromosome 10, mZalCal1.pri.v2, whole genome shotgun sequence genomic region, the following are encoded:
- the LOC118356002 gene encoding ubiquitin-conjugating enzyme E2 N yields MAGLPRRIIKETQRLLAEPVPGIKAEPDESNARYFHVVIAGPQDSPFEGGTFKLELFLPEEYPMAAPKVRFMTKIYHPNVDKLGRICLDILKDKWSPALQIRTVLLSIQALLSAPNPDDPLANDVAEQWKTNEAQAIETARAWTRLYAMNNI; encoded by the coding sequence ATGGCCGGGCTGCCCCGCAGGATTATCAAGGAAACCCAGCGTTTGCTGGCAGAACCAGTTCCTGGCATTAAAGCAGAACCAGATGAGAGCAACGCCCGTTATTTTCATGTGGTCATTGCTGGCCCCCAGGATTCCCCCTTTGAGGGAGGGACTTTTAAGCTTGAACTATTCCTACCAGAAGAATACCCGATGGCAGCCCCTAAAGTACGTTTCATGACCAAAATTTATCATCCTAATGTAGACAAGTTGGGAAGAAtatgtttagatattttgaaagataagtggTCCCCAGCACTGCAGATCCGCACAGTTCTGCTATCGATCCAGGCTTTGTTAAGTGCTCCCAATCCAGATGATCCATTAGCAAATGATGTAGCGGAGCAGTGGAAGACCAACGAAGCCCAAGCCATAGAAACAGCTAGAGCATGGACTAGGCTATATgccatgaataatatttaa